A DNA window from Hevea brasiliensis isolate MT/VB/25A 57/8 chromosome 2, ASM3005281v1, whole genome shotgun sequence contains the following coding sequences:
- the LOC131173431 gene encoding putative ribosomal large subunit pseudouridine synthase SVR1, chloroplastic encodes MGSVATLSSLHVHHLVFSKHSVSLFKPLRTLPRISCSSSLQFNISFAPPKPKPNPPPQLDVPNHQHHDDDDSVVADACSGTGQLFIPWIVRGEDGNLKLQAHPPARLIHALADAKTQNAKKKKKQSKEKQKKESGVVASAAEDRNLSKAARRFYNENFREPPQRLSKVLAAAGVASRRNSEELIFEGKVTVNGSVCNTPQTRVDRARDVIYVNGNRLPKKLPPKLYLALNKPKGYICSSGDRESKSVMSLFDDYLKSWDRRNQGLPKPRLFTVGRLDVATGGLIIVTNDGDFAQALAHPSFKLSKEYIATVEGVVNKQHLVAISKGTIIEGVHCTPDSVELLPRQPDISRPRLRIVVHEGRNHEVRELVKNAGLEVHSLKRVRIGGYRLPSDLGIGKHVELKRTDLKAMGWKG; translated from the exons ATGGGATCGGTAGCAACACTCTCATCTCTTCACGTCCATCACCTTGTCTTCTCAAAACATTCTGTCTCTCTTTTCAAACCCCTCCGCACACTCCCTCGCATCTCTTGCTCTTCCTCTCTACAATTCAACATCTCCTTCGCCCCTCCAAAACCCAAACCTAATCCTCCACCCCAATTGGACGTCCCCAACCACCAACACCACGACGACGACGACAGCGTTGTAGCCGACGCTTGTTCTGGCACTGGTCAGCTTTTCATTCCCTGGATTGTCCGCGGTGAGGATGGCAATCTCAAGCTCCAGGCCCATCCGCCTGCGCGTCTCATCCATGCTCTTGCCGATGCTAAAACGCAGaatgccaagaagaagaagaagcaaagcAAGGAGAAGCAGAAGAAGGAGAGCGGCGTGGTGGCCAGTGCAGCAGAAGACCGGAATCTGTCCAAGGCTGCCCGGAGGTTTTATAATGAGAACTTCAGGGAGCCACCGCAGCGTCTCAGTAAGGTTCTCGCTGCTGCTGGAG TGGCATCAAGAAGGAACAGCGAAGAGCTAATTTTTGAAGGCAAAGTGACAGTCAATGGTTCTGTGTGCAACACTCCTCAG ACTCGGGTTGATCGTGCAAGGGATGTCATTTATGTCAATGGAAATCGCCTTCCTAAGAAACTGCCCCCAAAGCTGTATCTTGCCCTTAACAAGCCAAAAgg GTACATCTGTTCGTCTGGGGATAGAGAATCTAAGTCTGTCATGAGCCTATTTGATGATTATTTGAAGAGTTGG GATAGGAGAAATCAAGGACTGCCTAAACCTCGACTATTTACTGTTGGCCGCCTTGATGTTGCCACAGGTGGATTGATTATCGTGACCAATGATG GAGATTTTGCTCAAGCACTTGCACATCCTTCATTCAAATTATCGAAGGA ATACATTGCAACCGTAGAAGGTGTAGTAAACAAGCAGCATTTAGTAGCCATCAGCAAAGGAACTATCATTGAAGGTGTCCATTGCACTCCAGATTCTGTGGAGCTGCTACCACGGCAGCCAGATATATCAAGACCTCGTCTCCGTATAGTG GTTCATGAAGGGAGAAATCATGAAGTTCGAGAACTTGTGAAGAATGCTGGATTGGAG GTGCATTCATTAAAGCGTGTACGAATTGGTGGTTATAGACTTCCATCAGATCTTGG GATTGGGAAGCATGTTGAGCTAAAACGTACTGATCTCAAGGCAATGGGTTGGAAGGGTTGA